The following are encoded together in the Phenylobacterium sp. NIBR 498073 genome:
- the rplQ gene encoding 50S ribosomal protein L17 — protein MRHGKAHRKLGRTTAHRTAMFANMAASLIKHEQIVTTLPKAKELRPVVEKLVTLAKRGDLHARRQAISKVRDVEQVGKLFAVLGPRYKERQGGYIRVLKAGYRYGDNAPLAVIEFVDRDPAEKGKDSGPVQNVGFADE, from the coding sequence ATGCGTCACGGCAAAGCCCATCGCAAACTGGGTCGCACGACCGCCCACCGCACCGCGATGTTCGCCAACATGGCGGCGAGCCTGATCAAGCACGAGCAGATCGTCACCACCCTGCCGAAGGCCAAGGAACTGCGTCCGGTCGTCGAAAAGCTGGTCACCCTGGCCAAGCGCGGCGACCTGCACGCTCGCCGTCAGGCGATCAGCAAGGTTCGCGACGTCGAGCAGGTCGGCAAGCTCTTCGCCGTCCTCGGCCCGCGCTACAAGGAACGTCAGGGCGGCTACATCCGCGTCCTGAAGGCCGGCTACCGCTACGGCGACAACGCCCCGCTGGCCGTGATCGAGTTCGTCGATCGCGACCCGGCCGAAAAGGGCAAGGACTCGGGCCCGGTGCAGAACGTCGGCTTCGCCGACGAATAA